The Acipenser ruthenus chromosome 11, fAciRut3.2 maternal haplotype, whole genome shotgun sequence region tgtgtctgtgcgtgtatatgtgttcatagtaaatcctcgatctttgtaacacgtcaattaaatattattaataagaactaatcaacccagatacacattaaattatcaattattgaattgttcctacaaggCTCACTACTTAACGTGCAcattacagctacatttagtgccctttcgtaaataaGACCCTGTGTGTATAAACAACAGAGTTGTAAATTAAGATGCATGGTTCCCTCTATGGGCCAGACTGGGAGTTGGGGCAATGTGGGGCACTGCATGTGGCAACAAGTACATCTACCAGACCTTTGCAATTTGCTTGCCACTATGACTTTGTAATACAAATGGGTTTTCTTGCGAATGTTTTTTGTTATACAGATATTAAGAATAAGGTTGTCAGGGGTTAAATGAGAAATAAATGCCTTACCCTCCAGCACCACAAACCACAACAAAATTAATAATCAGCTAATAGTTTTGTTAATAAAGACAGACAAGGCAATAAGCCATGAGATCATGGATATGAAATGGCAAAAACAGTTGTCCAGCAGACAATAGGGTAACACAATAAGCTGATATGCATATTAATTGTAGTGCTGATCTCTGTTCTAGGGAAAAACCAAATAGCCTACAGAAACCATTGATATAGTGTTAAAACCATTGGACCTTTTACTGCCAAACTGAATCAACACTAACCCTGTGCTTTAGGGTTAACCattgttttcactatgctttatcatacttcTCTGTGATTGGCATTGCTTGGATACGCGTtctcatgcttttactatgatttaTAATACTATAGCTGTGATTCTACCAGTGTTGAAAAAGTATTTGTAGAGCATTAAATCTCTTTCaaagtaatcattttttttttaccaaacagaTATTAGTAGTTTGGTCCACTCATGAGCACCTCAATACTTTTGTAAATTTGATAACTATATTAATGAATAATACGAATAAATCCTACCTACTTTACACATTATTGAACTGAAGCTGTAACTGTACAACACTAGCCTTTCCTCATTTCTTTACTACAAGCACTGAAAGGTTTGATTTTGAAAAAACCGAATATCTAGAATGTCCGAGCCTGACGCTAACTGGATTGTAGCCTGGTATACCATTGTTTTAGAGGGCACCCGAGTACATAGCATTGGGAGTATTTTAATGATCTGCAAATGATATTCTGCAAAAGTAAGTTTAAAGTAATTGTCgcgaacaaaataattccataaatcgtacctgttgtgcacttccattcattttataggtctcaaatgtccagttgTGAAAGACACATATTTTACTGAAaacatggttttgttttgtttttttaacatgatatctggtactacacctgGTTATATTTACCTCTGTTTGACAGCAATGCTTTTAGATAGTGTTGCTTACCTGTCCAATAAGACACTCTcgttaatgactgacatgctttcagccagtaacatgccaTGATCCTGCTGAGGtcaaatgacccaggaagtgcaagtataacatacttcctgtaaaaagaaaatagttttaaaaattgaaatactTGTTTGTTATAACACGTTTCATTCAAAACTGCCCATTTCagacctacagtactgtatgtaggtAATGGAAGTGCACAATTAATAAGACCTATGTAATTCATAGTGGATGAATAGCAACAGTGTTgggcataaaaacaaaacaaaaaacctgtcCTGTTTGAGTTCATTTAATGAATTCTCTCTCATTGTTGAgcaatataaaaaatgtgtttgtctaCTTTTCTGAGAAAAGCCTGGCTCTTAGGACAGCAGAAAGCTCTTTGGTCTCTGTGCTAGGAAAGCTGACATAGACTTAAATTTAATATAACTAGATGTCTCTCGTTAGAACATTTTCATTAAGATCCAATAGTTATTTTCTTCCTTACTGGAAATGGGCCTAGAGTTATAGCACAAATGCTTTTAGTTACTTTTAAAAGACACTGTAGTGTGTGCCAGCTACTGGTTCCAGATGTGGCTTTTCTCCTGAAGCAAATATCATATGATTAATCATTTAGTGTAGTAGGGAAAGTTTTTTCAGGGCTACAAGTGAATTGTCAAAACCTATAAAAGCACAGAAGACTGTGTCACACTGCATTATTTTCACAGGTTCAATGCAGATGACGACTGCCTcgtcaaaacaaaacaatctatCTGGATTATTGGGCTAATCAAGAGTTAGACTAGGTTTATGTTACTTACTTTTGTTACCTCCAGCAATTGTAATTTCCCAAGGGAGCTAACTTACCAACCTGGCAAaagagtattattattttattcatcacTTTTTAAAAACCCAAATTGAACAATATTTGTAAAGGAAACTCTTATCTTGTTTCAGCCTTGCGAACTGAGCAGACAGGTGCTTTGAAGGTGGTTCTGTTTTCCAATTAAcggcaaaaaaagaaaagcactcCAGTTTGTCTCATTAAAGACCTTGGCGATGTCTTAtcaactgtttttgtgttctcttctcTTGCAGGTATCGGAGAGAATGAAGATGGAACAAATGCAGCAGTCATTGGAGGTAAATGAGAAAGACTGATGCACCAAAATCTGTTGTTGATTAATCTCTTTTAATGTACCAGTGAACATTTTGTCTGGCACAAATAGAATGCTAATGGAAATTTGAactaaagagctttgagaatcaaaCCCATTGTATCTCAGGGCATTGCTCACACTATAAAACCTTACAAAACCTCATAGATCCGCAGTATAAACTTAGAGACTACTCTTTGTGTTTCTTTCAGGTGTCATTGGTGCTGTAGTGTTGTTCCTGATTTGTCTGCTGGTGGCGATTATGCGATACCTGTACCAACACAGGGGCACCTACCACACCAACGAGGCCAAAGGCACCGAATTCGCAGACAATGCAGATTCAGCCCTGAAGTGTGACCCCTCCCTTCAAGAGGCTGTGGACGAGAGCAAGAAGGAATACTTCATTTGAGAAGAATCACAAGCTCTCTCTTCCCATTCTGTGTTTCTGGAACTGTATAACAAAACACCGGTTTCCTGTCACCTCCCCTTCAAGGGGGGTTAGACAAGCTGTTATTTAGAATGAATGAGCTGGAATTAAAAGATACCCAAGCGGTATTCAGCATTCTACAGTTCTCAAAGATTACATCTCTCTTGTCAGAATCCTTGTTGAGAATTCCGGCAATTGCCATCAGACGGTAGCTGTGCAAGCTCACTTAGTATCAATTTTTAACCGcatgtttttttgtagttttttttttgttttgttttactattaacAAGGTCTACCCTGATTTGACCCTCATTTGGTTAACCATTGTCACTGGGTATATGGCACCTGCCAAACCATGTTCAAGCCAATTTCAGTTTTAGAGCATGATCACATGTCAGAACCAGCGGTGTACCATTGATTGTTGTCTACGCTCTTAAATAAACTAAATGCTGAAAACCTGTGCTAAGGTTTTATATACCACTTTCATATTccataaaacaaacattcatgtTTATGCTAAATCACCAACTCTTAGTGGTCACTCAGGCTCACAAACATTTGCTGGAATTTTCAGAATGAACACACAGCCATCATTGGGTTCAGTATGCAAGTGTTTTATGAccaaaaaataattatttcctATTATTTTAAGGGTTTAAAAGAAGGAACTATGCCAAGTGCACTCAAACctattgtttaaacattttttattgaagTGTCAAATAGGGGTTTTCAAAAAGCTTGTAGCTGAGAAAAGTCTAGGTtcttgtcacaaggctggctggtcagacccggaagaaacacacagacagacggtggtgatgagtgaaactgagtgcaatggctgcactcagcgtttaataacaaataaataaaaaggttgaaccaacagaaaacaggacacggcacttgcggccaaaataaacaggtaaacaaaacgaacagacactgacacacagggacgaacactaaaacAAACACGTACGccgtagcaattgctttttaactaattctctcctcactctctccagTTCCTTAGCCCTGAACACACGACccagagtgaaagaaatgtgcaactatatatactgttgtgctgggattcaattactaattaattattcatttaatcccaccacgtgaattaattctgtgcaaccccatgctcacatactatactttaaatttACGTGACGTGAtagtgcaatcctgtgcctaaatataattatacaatttaaatactcgtgctgcacacacccatttatatcctgtgtaccaactacaatacaccaacattaacacacaaaccatacaacacataacacacaaatgcacacagggcggggcacattgccacagttcttGTTTAATACTTAagaaaattattttgtattttaatgtgaTTGTATTAACCAATTATTTAACATAACAACATTGCTGCGAGTCCCTAATTGCTTTTAGGTATTcatttcctgtgttacaggtaatatgaCCCCACCAGAGAGATCAGATGTgccctattacctgtaacacccATAGATATGTATCATGTTTGAACCGTGCTACACCGTGTTTGGTATATGGCACGACCGTCAAGTGTTCAATTCGTCACACAAGGGAGTTTCAGAACACTGCAATACACAGTCATGGTTATACTATGAGTGCCCAAGAAACTGTCATGGTTTGCAATGCTACCATGGTTAACCAGGGAATACTTAGAAAAGCATTAACAGCAAATCAATAAGGAACTTTTTGGAATTTTAGTCAAATTAATGATAATGATTTGTAATGattttacaaatacagtatagctataacatacagtggctctcaaaagtattcaccccccttggacttttccacattttattgtgttacaacatggaatcaaaatggatttaattaggagtttttgccagtgaaaaataaaatctacaaattgttctaaattaattacaaatataaaacagaaaataattgattgcataagtattcaccctttgctatgacacacctaaataagctctggtgcaaccaattgtctttagaagtcacataattagttgaatggagtccacctgtgtgcaattaaggtgttccacatgatttcaggttaaatacacctgtctctgggaggtcccacagttggttagtacatttcctaacaaaaactatatcatgaagacgaaggaacattcaaagcaaatccagaataaggttcttcaaaagcactaatcaggggtaggatataagaaca contains the following coding sequences:
- the LOC117426138 gene encoding glycophorin-C-like isoform X1; translated protein: MKSCTEHYCTLNPPFRSSKGIVFVESRHLISSGKLGIGENEDGTNAAVIGGVIGAVVLFLICLLVAIMRYLYQHRGTYHTNEAKGTEFADNADSALKCDPSLQEAVDESKKEYFI
- the LOC117426138 gene encoding glycophorin-C-like isoform X2 — its product is MAKNDNTTMTPGIGENEDGTNAAVIGGVIGAVVLFLICLLVAIMRYLYQHRGTYHTNEAKGTEFADNADSALKCDPSLQEAVDESKKEYFI